One Brassica napus cultivar Da-Ae chromosome C2, Da-Ae, whole genome shotgun sequence DNA window includes the following coding sequences:
- the LOC106431394 gene encoding B3 domain-containing protein At5g57720-like: protein MVFTPYPDFLIIYNSKDVSLSQRLVLPSDYRQYYPTPLPQTAVLRKPEGNFWAVKWAISPEEEISFGDGWSTFIAENDPIDGDFLQFSYDGSRSFMVSIFRGGLPVKPKAPVTIQDISDDDDEDKTAGDDGNEKKEEDYDQNMIISLSLGSSDEEYDADKTVCEVNKAHRTLERGSSSQRIRAQSIGDPEMYLDDPKNPCFIATSSSCRRMLVIAMQVIKDYDLKFDGTIKFIDGFGELEGKIGNWKDRVVVYPWQEIYHRNHAKPGDVIICEILREGDVVRSIKAHFVKK, encoded by the exons atGGTTTTTACTCCATACCCAGATTTTCTCATTATCTACAACTCCAAAGATGTTTCTCTTTCTCAACGTTTG GTACTCCCAAGTGATTACAGACAGTACTACCCAACGCCTCTCCCTCAGACAGCGGTTCTCAGGAAGCCAGAAGGAAACTTCTGGGCCGTCAAATGGGCAATAAGTCCAGAGGAGGAGATTAGCTTCGGAGATGGCTGGTCTACGTTCATTGCAGAGAATGATCCCATCGACGGAGACTTTCTGCAGTTCTCTTACGATGGTTCCCGAAGCTTCATGGTTAGCATTTTCAGGGGTGGGCTCCCTGTGAAGCCAAAAGCTCCTGTCACAATACAAGACAtttcagatgatgatgatgaggataaAACAGCTGGTGATGATGGTaatgagaagaaagaagaagattatgATCAGAACATGATCATTTCTCTTTCTTTGGGAAGTAGCGACGAAGAGTACGATGCTGATAAAACGGTTTGTGAAGTTAACAAAGCTCATAGAACTTTAGAGAGAG gAAGTTCTTCGCAAAGGATACGTGCTCAATCCATTGGTGATCCGGAAATGTATCTTGATGATCCCAAGAACCCTTGTTTTATTGCAACTTCGTCGTCGTGTAGGCGTATGTTG GTGATTGCTATGCAAGTAATAAAAGACTATGACTTGAAGTTTGATGGCACGATCAAGTTCATCGATGGATTTGGTGAATTAGAGGGAAAGATCGGAAACTGGAAAGATCGTGTTGTCGTTTACCCGTGGCAAGAAATCTATCACAGAAACCATGCGAAGCCCGGAGATGTGATCATATGTGAGATTCTACGTGAAGGAGATGTTGTTCGATCCATCAAGGCTCACTTCGTTAAGAAATGA